Below is a genomic region from Rhodohalobacter sp. 614A.
AGCGGTGGCCATTCGCTCCCCCAGATTTCTACCTTTCTGTACTTTTTTCTCGAATGCCGGGCCTCCCAAACCATCTTCTTCATCCACAAAAGAAGAGTACCAAATCTGCTTTCTCGCTTCAACCTGCCTGGCTACTTCAAGAGTGTAATCTATCAGTTTTAAATAGGTTTGATAGGCTTTTTCATTTCCCACAGTTTTGGCAAGACGGGTTTTTACAGTGCCCTTCTCAGGATTTTTTATAAAGATGAGTAGAAGTTTTTTATCCTTCACAATACAATGATTTTCATTGATTAATTTCCTTAACGGCATTTTCAACAATTATAAAATGATAGCCCAATTATTAAACAAAAGTGAAACTTTTAAATGCTTAATCTGTTAAAATAAAGCTGGCAAACTTATAATAGAGCATCAACAATTATCCATGCGAAACACAAATTTTCTAAAAACGGTTTTTCTTTCAGGCTTACTCTTTGTGGCGGCGTCTTTTATCCACACGGTACAGGCCCAACACGCGCCGGGTAAAACCGAATTGGGGGTTGTTTTGGGAGAACCGACGGGAGTCAGCTTGCAGCTTTGGCAATCGGGTACTACAGCAATTGACGGAGCATTGGCATGGTCTTTCGGAAAACATGATAAGATTCATATACATGCCGATTATCTGATTCATAATCCCCTGGAGGTAGATCGAGGCTCCTTAACATTTTACTATGGAATTGGCGCGCGGGCCATTTTAACCGACGAAGCACGGTTTGGCGCCAGAATACCGGTAGGACTGCAATATATAATTCCCGACAGCCGTATTTCACTGTTCTTTGAAGTAGCCCCGATTTTTGATCTTATTCCCGCCACAGACTTTGATGTGAATGGAGGAATTGGCGTGCGGTACTTTTTATAGCTTATTGATGGCTGGTTGCCAGTTGTTCGTTGTAAACTGTTAAATCAACTAACAATTAGCCACAAAGCAACCTATTCTGCCCCTCGCTTAATCTTGTCGATCTCGATTTCCAAATCCTGCAGTTTGTCTTCTTTATCAGCAATATCGCTTTCTGCCTTGTCGATTCTCTCTTTCACATCATCAAGAAGAGAACTTCCACTGCTGCTGGGTTTGAAATAACTGAGTGATTCTTTCATCTGAATGAGCTCATTGCTCAACTTGTTGATCTGCTTTCTAAGCTTATCCGCTTCTTTTTGTTTGTTGCGGATGTCGGCAATATCATCCGTAGAAAAATTGTCGATATTTTCTTTGCCAACAACTTGCGCAGCAGATTTTGCAGCACGGAATCGGTCGTAAATTACATCGCAGGTTTCGCGATACTCTTTCCACATCCTGTTTTTATGTTTGATGGGAACGTAGCCTGCTTTCTTAAACTCTTCCTGAAGCGGCTTCGCCTGGTTGACAGCCTCAATCGGATTGTCGTGGGTCGTTAAAGCCTTCAGTTGATCCAGAATATCTTCTTTCTCTTTGAGATTATCTTTTCGCTCTTCTTTCACCTCTTTAAAGAAATCTCGGCGCCGGTCGTAAAAATGATCCATGGCTCCTTTGAATTTCTTCCAGATTTTACTGGATTTCTTTCTTGGAACGGGACCAATCTTTTTCCACTGATCCATCAGTTTCTGGTACTCGTTATGGATATTTTCCCAATCTTCCGAGTCCTGAATTTCTTCGGCTTTTTCAATCAGTTTCAGCTTCTGCTGGTAATTTTGATCTTCCTGCTTTCGAAGAACTTCAATATTATCGCTCTTCTTATCGTTAAATGCATCGGTGGCTGCCTTAAAACGATCCCACAACTCATTCTCATCTTTTTGTGGGAGGTTCCCAACTTTTTTCCACTGACGGTGAAGTTTGTTTACCTGGCGTGCCGCTTTGGCAATGTTATCTGTATCAACCAGCGCTTCGGCTTCGTCAATGAGCTTTTTCTTCTTGGAGAGAAATTTTTCAATGTCTTTGCGGTACTTTTTATCGTACTTAAACCGCATGGAATGAAACGTGTCCTGCGCCTCGTGAAAACGATCCCAGATATCCTGATTCTTTTCAGCCGGAACACGACCGATCCGGCGGAACTGCTTGGTAAAGTCGGCGAACTTTTTGTCAAGCTCTTTCCAGTCAGACTTTTCGTCTACTGTTTTCAGAAATTTCTCCATCTTTTCGAGAATCACCAGCTTGCCGGTCAGGTTGTCTTCTTCCTGTTGCTTTTTCTTCACCAACCGGTCAACCTTATGCTCATCAAACGTAGAAATATAGCCATTATACGCCTTTTCGAGCTTCTCCTGTTCATCCGCAGGAATGGGTTTTATGGAATCCCACTTACCTTTGATTTTTCCTACTTCGCGTGTGTGAGTCCACTTTTCTTCATCAACAATCTCTTTTAATTGCTGAAGCAGCTCTTTTTTCTTTTCAAGGTTTTGCTGACGAATTCTGCGCTGTTCTTCGTAATGAGTTTTTTTCTTCTCTTCAAACTGTTCTCTGAGCTCGTCAATTTTCTTGCGATACGGTTTGATATCAACCTCTTCGGGATCCGGCCCCTCTCCCCACTGCGTATCAATATTATCAAACTCCATGGAAGCGTAGGCCCAATCGCTCATTTCAGAGAGAGTCTTTGCTTTCTCAGCTAACTCTTTATAATAATTTTCTGTGGTTTGTTCCTCTTCTGACTCTTCCTCCTCAACAGCTTCTTCAGATTTCACATCTTCTTCCTGGGATTCAGAAACAGGTTCTTCTTTCGCTTCCTCTGTCTTGTTTTCTTCCTCTTCGGTTTCGTCTTCTGCGGCCGCATCTTCTTCGGGTTCTTCCTCAGCCGATTCTTCTGTTTCCGTTTCGGCTTCAACCGTGGCTTCTTCCGGCGACTCTTCGTTTAATTCGTCCTCCGCAGCTTCGGAAACCTCTTCTTTCTCTACGGATTCAGTTTCCTCTTCTTCTACCGCCTTCTGAACGGATTCTTTTAAATCCGAAAACTTCTGTTCTGCTTCGCTAATCATTTTTTCAAAATCTCCTATGGCCTCTGCTTCGGCCGCATCTTTTTTGAGGGCCTCGAGTTTTTCTTTTAACTCGTTGAGCTGTTCTTCAGTTTGAGCATCTGTTTCTTCGAAAAGTGATTCAAATTTCTCCCGAACGGAAGAAAAAGACTCTTGCAATTTTTCGATTTGCTGTTCTACGGTATCGGGGTCAACTTTGGCAAGGACTCTCTTGTCAAAAAATTTATTCTTTTTGAGATAAACTTCACCCTCATCAGTTACATAAGCGAAATTGTTTTCAAAAAGATAATCACTTTCAGTGTTATTTGATTTCGTTTCAGTCAAAACAGGATACTACGTTTGGTTGCGAAATTACGGCCCGAAGCCTTCT
It encodes:
- a CDS encoding DUF349 domain-containing protein, with the translated sequence MTETKSNNTESDYLFENNFAYVTDEGEVYLKKNKFFDKRVLAKVDPDTVEQQIEKLQESFSSVREKFESLFEETDAQTEEQLNELKEKLEALKKDAAEAEAIGDFEKMISEAEQKFSDLKESVQKAVEEEETESVEKEEVSEAAEDELNEESPEEATVEAETETEESAEEEPEEDAAAEDETEEEENKTEEAKEEPVSESQEEDVKSEEAVEEEESEEEQTTENYYKELAEKAKTLSEMSDWAYASMEFDNIDTQWGEGPDPEEVDIKPYRKKIDELREQFEEKKKTHYEEQRRIRQQNLEKKKELLQQLKEIVDEEKWTHTREVGKIKGKWDSIKPIPADEQEKLEKAYNGYISTFDEHKVDRLVKKKQQEEDNLTGKLVILEKMEKFLKTVDEKSDWKELDKKFADFTKQFRRIGRVPAEKNQDIWDRFHEAQDTFHSMRFKYDKKYRKDIEKFLSKKKKLIDEAEALVDTDNIAKAARQVNKLHRQWKKVGNLPQKDENELWDRFKAATDAFNDKKSDNIEVLRKQEDQNYQQKLKLIEKAEEIQDSEDWENIHNEYQKLMDQWKKIGPVPRKKSSKIWKKFKGAMDHFYDRRRDFFKEVKEERKDNLKEKEDILDQLKALTTHDNPIEAVNQAKPLQEEFKKAGYVPIKHKNRMWKEYRETCDVIYDRFRAAKSAAQVVGKENIDNFSTDDIADIRNKQKEADKLRKQINKLSNELIQMKESLSYFKPSSSGSSLLDDVKERIDKAESDIADKEDKLQDLEIEIDKIKRGAE